The following DNA comes from Sphingopyxis sp. BSN-002.
AGCGGGCCGAGGCCTCACTGACCTGGGGGCGTTCGCTCGCATCCAACCTGACCGCACAGCTCAATCTTGCGGCCGAATATAGCGAGCTGACGTCGTCGGGACCGGGCGGCCTGACCCGCAGCTTCATCCGGCCGAAGGGCAAGCTCGCCTTTGCGTGGAAGGTCGGACCGAAGACGACGATCAACTGGCACATCCAGCGCCGCATCGATCAGTTGAACTTCTACGATTTCGCGAGTTCGGTCGATGTCGCGAACGGGCAGGGCAACCAGGGCAACGGCCAGCTCGTCCCGCCGGTGGTCAATCGAACCGAGCTGGAATTCGTGCAGGATCTGGGCCGCTGGGGCAACGCATCGGTGCAGTTCGCCTATGCCTATGCGCAGGATCTGGTCGACCAGATTCCGCTGTCGCCGACGACCGAGGGGCGCGGCAACCTGCCGCCCGCGAACCTCTATCGCATCAGTTCGAAAGCGACGCTGCTGCTCGACCCGATCGGGTTCAAGGGGGCGCGGATTAACAGCGACCTGACGTGGCGGCGCAACCGCGTGCGCGACCCGCTGACCGGGCTGTGGCGCGACCAGAGTGGGGGGCAGGATTATGTCGTCGACCTGAGTTTCCGCCACGACATTCCGGGCAGCAATTTTGCATGGGGCGCGGGCTATTTCGACGAGCGCTACGCGCCCAATCTGCGCCTCGATGCGATCGAGAAGGAATATACGGTCGGGCCCTTCGTCACCGCCTATATCGAGCACAAAAATGTCGCGGGTTTCACCGTGAAGCTGTCGTACCGCAATCTGGCGGGCATGAAGGACGGGTTCGACCGCACCGTGTTCGTGGACCGGCGCGACGGACCGATCGCGTTCAGCGAGAGCCGCCAGCGCAAGTTCGGTCAATATTTCCAGCTGACGGTGACGGGAACGCTCTAAATATGCTTCCTCTTTGCGGAAGCGTGCGGCACCGGCCCGCTCCCCCACCCGGCCTCCCAACAGCGTATCCTGAAATGGGAGGCCGGGTGGGGGAGCGGGCCGGTGCCGCGTTCGACGTCAGTCGAACAAATTCTCAGCGCTCGCTGAGATAGTAACGCTTGCGTGCCGTCAGATCGTCGTTCAGCTCGTACACGATCGGCTGGCCGGTCGGGATTTCGAGACCGGTGATATCGGCGTCCGAAATGCCCGAGAGGTGCTTGACCAAAGCGCGCAGGCTATTGCCGTGCGCCGAGATCAGCACGGTCTTGCCCGCCGCGAGTTCGGGCGCGATCGCCGATTCATAATAGGGCAGGACACGCGCGATCGTGTCCTTCAGGCTCTCGGTCGAAGGGATTGCGATCCCGGCGTAGCGCGGATCGCTCGCGAGGTCCCATTCGGAGCCCGAGTCGAGCGGCGGCGGCGGGATGTCGAAGCTGCGGCGCCAGATCTTCACTTGCTCGTCGCCATGCTTCGCCGCAGTCTCCGCCTTGTCGAGCCCGGTAAGCCCGCCATAATGGCGCTCGTTGAGGCGCCAGTCCTTGGTGACCGGCAGCCAGAGGCGGCCCATCGCCTCGAGGGCGAGGTTCAGCGTCTTGATCGCGCGCGTCTGGACCGAGGTGAAGCAGGTCGCCGGCGCAATGCCCTTTGCCTTCATCAGCTCGCCCGCCGCCCATGCCTCGGCCGCGCCCTTTTCGGTGACGTCGACGTCCCACCAGCCGGTGAAGCGGTTTTCGAGATTCCACTGCGACTGGCCGTGACGGATGAGGATGAGCTGCGGCATGGACGGTCCTTCGGCTGGAGAGATTTGCCGCCCCATAGCGCGGCTTTCCGGCGAAGGCCAACCGCCCTCTTGAAATGGTTTCGCGGGTTACCAGATTCGGATCGTCCGGCCGCCGACACGGGGCCGGGTGGCGATCGCGGCATGCGTCCGCGGTCCCTCGCTTCGCTTAGTGAAAGGAAGAATTGAGCCATGCGTAACAGCTTTGACTGGACCCCCTATCGCCGTTCGACCGTCGGTTTCGACCGGTTGTTCGATTTCCTCGAAACCAGCGGTTCGGGCGCCGAAAATTATCCGCCCTTCGACATCGAAAAGGTCGCCGACGACCATTTCCGCATCACCGTCGCGGTCGCCGGTTTCAAGGCGGACGAGATCGACATCACCGCGCAGCAGAACATGCTGACCGTCAGCGGCCGCAAGGCGCCGGTCGCCGAAGGCGAAGGCCGTCAGCTGCTGTATAGCGGCATCGCGACGCGCGCGTTCGAACGTCGCTTCCAGCTTGCAGACTTCGTGCGCGTCGACGCCGCCGACCTGGCCGACGGCCTGTTGACGATCGACCTGGTGCGCGAAGTGCCCGAGGCGATGAAACCGCACAAGATTGCGATCGGCGGGGCGCAGGCGACGCTCTTCGATGCGGACAAGAAGGCAGCGTAACACCGCTTCCGACAGAAACGAAATCGCGGGGTCCGGAGTCCCTTCCGGGCCCCGTTTTCGTATCTAGAGCGCGCGCGTCATGAAGCGGCTGAAGGGGTCGGGCCTGTAATC
Coding sequences within:
- the gpmA gene encoding 2,3-diphosphoglycerate-dependent phosphoglycerate mutase; its protein translation is MPQLILIRHGQSQWNLENRFTGWWDVDVTEKGAAEAWAAGELMKAKGIAPATCFTSVQTRAIKTLNLALEAMGRLWLPVTKDWRLNERHYGGLTGLDKAETAAKHGDEQVKIWRRSFDIPPPPLDSGSEWDLASDPRYAGIAIPSTESLKDTIARVLPYYESAIAPELAAGKTVLISAHGNSLRALVKHLSGISDADITGLEIPTGQPIVYELNDDLTARKRYYLSER
- a CDS encoding Hsp20 family protein, with product MRNSFDWTPYRRSTVGFDRLFDFLETSGSGAENYPPFDIEKVADDHFRITVAVAGFKADEIDITAQQNMLTVSGRKAPVAEGEGRQLLYSGIATRAFERRFQLADFVRVDAADLADGLLTIDLVREVPEAMKPHKIAIGGAQATLFDADKKAA